The following proteins come from a genomic window of Halomarina ordinaria:
- a CDS encoding SDH family Clp fold serine proteinase, producing MAGSTWSDILQLIAQQRQKGDPNAFDTVRRHYLNQLHQLTERDTILYSTAWTQNQGGSPGLSITNEDVHGFMEAVHGLEGPELDLILHSPGGSAEATEQIVAYLRAKFSEIRIFVPQSAMSAATLMCCAADEVVMGNHSSLGPIDPQIGIQTQTGVRTTAAQAILDQFEMAKSEISTNTDLLAWLPILRQYAPGLVAECEEAKELSIDLAEEWATQYMHGGDPDAEQKARQLAEYLANRREFKSHSRRISREQAAENGFNVTALEDDQDLQDLVLAVFHATSHTHNGTPLVKLIENHTGRAFMKSLGSDAPEQEEKPAPEKEEE from the coding sequence ATGGCTGGCTCGACGTGGTCCGATATTTTACAGCTGATAGCACAACAGAGACAGAAGGGTGACCCGAACGCATTCGATACTGTTCGCCGCCACTATCTTAATCAGCTGCATCAGCTCACAGAACGGGACACGATTCTGTATTCTACAGCATGGACTCAGAATCAGGGGGGCTCGCCGGGGCTGTCCATCACTAATGAAGACGTGCATGGATTCATGGAGGCAGTTCATGGGCTAGAAGGGCCAGAGCTTGACTTGATCCTGCACAGTCCTGGAGGGTCTGCTGAAGCAACCGAGCAGATTGTCGCCTATCTACGTGCCAAATTCTCAGAGATAAGAATATTCGTGCCGCAATCAGCAATGTCTGCGGCTACTCTGATGTGCTGCGCTGCTGACGAAGTAGTGATGGGCAATCACTCATCTCTCGGGCCTATTGACCCACAAATCGGGATCCAGACGCAGACTGGAGTGAGAACGACAGCTGCACAAGCCATCCTAGACCAGTTTGAGATGGCCAAGTCAGAAATCAGTACTAATACCGACCTACTTGCTTGGTTGCCAATTCTGAGACAGTACGCCCCAGGACTGGTAGCCGAGTGTGAAGAGGCAAAGGAATTGTCTATCGATTTGGCGGAAGAATGGGCCACACAGTATATGCACGGTGGCGACCCGGATGCAGAACAGAAGGCTCGACAGTTGGCAGAATACCTTGCTAACCGGCGCGAATTCAAGAGCCATAGTAGGCGTATTAGTAGAGAGCAGGCAGCAGAAAACGGGTTTAATGTGACTGCACTTGAGGATGATCAAGATCTTCAAGACCTGGTACTCGCAGTGTTTCATGCGACAAGCCATACCCACAACGGTACCCCGCTAGTGAAGCTTATTGAGAATCATACTGGCCGAGCGTTTATGAAATCCCTTGGGTCCGACGCTCCAGAGCAAGAAGAGAAACCCGCTCCGGAGAAAGAAGAGGAATAG
- a CDS encoding Eco57I restriction-modification methylase domain-containing protein yields the protein MSPESTTTTATEFVQEAFETTVTDERKTRLLQTIDETISNLREQIDDDTLGKMLRAGSGSYRLRGSMTQDGLQPESFTQNAVIEPFLDELGYEYATEAGGLSGGRTMVADYTVSLRDYSEIDSTRLLIEAEPINKDLHSRKHGVGQVKDWLGQREFESDFGFATDGLRWVFVRYDPDSYSHNIIEDVDLQPVFVALFENQVGKRAPLDEAVFDADGDRVARLVRSFQFDNFRSISGEARQVIKRKQEEITDEFYDDYIRYVFGVVSEEERTTRSLVGDGVVKPDGATEEDARLFAVELMNRLIFIKFLEDKAIVQPDLLRTLKETYDGGMYGGSLYEEFLQRLFYEVMNEKPDKRSPNIQNIDLFSGIPYLNGGLFRPTIGEDGDEFDEADFDVRNSVLFDIIDLLEGYSFSAAGAPTDLDPSVLGNVFEKTINYITSDNADNNKELGAYYTPSEITRFCAEETVRPALLDRFGRVLVEDRDWPEPEVEKYDSVYELIEDLPGKWDLITSLLAEVDDFRVVDPACGSGHFLTSVLEELVNVRKALYARSENYPQEYRLKKTTVLNNIYGVDIVGPAVEIGKLRLWLSIISELDEAVMDDLSDEDLALPNIVFNLRQGNSLIGYTGFPETTERGEYTLGSYTENSVRERYQGIIDEIEKHEQAFDTEVAEKHRRAAFEKLQTAREGLIDDIHADFVDAGIEGITSEDVANMDPFNWVLEFAEVYADGGFDVIVGNPPWDRITPQRDDYFSRFDSEFRTLLPEAKQRRQDELLEVSEVREGWEDYKRQIEVQSKYFNNSDEYELQRPTVAGRTSATESDLSALFLERVFQIARDDGYVAQVLPGGIFNGSSTKDLRLHLLDETGIKSLVTFENKGIFSEIDNRYNFGTLVFENRGTTNELRGIFQQHGVEVLQELEERALSIPRRVLREYSPEAAIFPYLDSQEEADVLNTILAHPSISEDLGGTWRVEPYAELHRGSDVDRFLESEEMGDYPVLGGSNLYQFMYDPSFLDNLEGPKFWSVPEDEDPNLSAKKRIREKSLPKLKRGIYDAFDGSGSQIGFVNELLEERRGKSLSEDDVLLDCTEYRIAYRDIARSSDERTLIASVLPKEVVCHDKAPTLRPYRIAPEEEDLTESNLHSVYERIYSDRELFVAVGLLNSLPFDFLMRTKIDSTVVFYKLRESQAPRLTDGDEWFDHIWKRAARLNCYGEEFEELRDRLGGVEPATSMSERREVQAELDAAAFHAYGLNHEQTKFVLDDFHRVQNPRLMDEDYFDMVLRKYEAVKTEP from the coding sequence ATGTCTCCCGAATCAACGACCACTACTGCCACCGAGTTCGTTCAGGAAGCCTTCGAGACGACAGTCACCGACGAGCGGAAGACCCGTCTGCTTCAGACGATAGATGAGACGATTTCTAACCTCCGCGAACAGATAGATGACGACACGCTCGGGAAGATGCTCCGGGCAGGCTCGGGGTCGTACAGGCTCCGCGGAAGCATGACTCAGGACGGTCTTCAGCCGGAATCGTTCACCCAGAACGCAGTCATTGAACCCTTCTTGGATGAACTCGGCTACGAGTACGCTACCGAAGCGGGTGGCCTCTCGGGGGGACGGACAATGGTTGCCGATTACACTGTGTCGCTTCGAGATTACTCGGAGATTGACTCGACACGGCTGCTCATCGAAGCCGAGCCCATCAACAAGGACCTGCACTCCCGAAAGCACGGGGTCGGGCAGGTGAAAGATTGGCTCGGACAGCGAGAGTTCGAGTCGGACTTTGGCTTCGCCACCGACGGCCTGCGCTGGGTATTCGTTCGGTACGACCCGGACTCGTACAGCCACAACATCATCGAGGATGTAGACCTCCAGCCGGTGTTCGTCGCATTGTTCGAGAACCAGGTCGGGAAACGCGCCCCCCTCGATGAAGCAGTGTTCGACGCGGACGGTGATCGGGTGGCTCGACTCGTCAGGAGCTTCCAGTTCGACAACTTCCGCTCGATTAGCGGCGAAGCCCGGCAAGTCATCAAGCGCAAGCAGGAGGAGATAACCGACGAGTTCTACGACGACTACATCCGCTACGTGTTCGGGGTCGTCTCCGAGGAAGAGCGCACGACCCGCTCACTGGTCGGTGATGGCGTCGTAAAACCGGACGGTGCGACAGAAGAGGACGCCCGGCTTTTCGCTGTGGAGTTGATGAACCGCCTCATCTTCATCAAGTTCCTTGAAGACAAGGCCATTGTCCAGCCTGACCTCCTCCGGACGCTGAAGGAGACCTATGATGGCGGGATGTACGGCGGGTCGCTCTACGAGGAATTCTTACAACGCTTGTTCTACGAGGTGATGAACGAAAAGCCCGACAAGCGGTCTCCGAACATCCAGAACATCGACCTCTTCAGCGGGATTCCGTATCTCAACGGTGGACTGTTCCGTCCCACTATCGGAGAGGACGGCGACGAGTTCGATGAGGCGGACTTCGACGTGCGGAACAGCGTCCTGTTCGATATCATCGACCTGCTAGAAGGCTACAGCTTTTCGGCGGCTGGCGCACCGACCGACCTCGACCCGAGTGTGCTCGGCAACGTCTTCGAGAAGACGATCAACTACATCACCAGCGACAACGCAGACAACAATAAGGAACTCGGGGCGTACTACACCCCGAGTGAAATCACCCGGTTCTGCGCAGAGGAAACCGTCCGACCCGCGTTGCTGGACCGCTTCGGACGCGTTCTGGTCGAGGACCGCGACTGGCCCGAGCCGGAAGTGGAGAAGTACGACTCCGTATACGAACTCATTGAGGACCTACCGGGGAAGTGGGACCTCATCACGTCCCTTCTCGCGGAGGTAGACGATTTTCGAGTTGTGGACCCTGCCTGCGGGAGCGGCCACTTCCTCACGTCGGTCCTCGAAGAACTCGTTAACGTCAGGAAGGCACTGTATGCCAGGAGCGAGAACTACCCCCAAGAGTACCGTCTGAAGAAGACGACCGTTCTGAACAACATTTACGGCGTGGACATCGTGGGGCCAGCGGTCGAAATCGGGAAACTTCGCCTGTGGCTCTCCATCATCTCGGAGTTGGACGAGGCAGTGATGGACGACCTCAGTGACGAGGACCTCGCGCTCCCGAACATCGTTTTCAACCTCCGACAGGGGAATAGCCTCATCGGCTACACCGGCTTTCCGGAAACGACCGAGCGGGGCGAGTACACGCTGGGTAGCTACACCGAGAACAGCGTCCGAGAGCGGTATCAAGGAATCATCGACGAAATCGAGAAGCACGAGCAAGCGTTCGATACCGAAGTTGCTGAGAAACACCGACGGGCCGCGTTTGAAAAGCTCCAGACGGCCCGTGAGGGACTGATTGACGATATTCACGCGGACTTCGTTGATGCTGGAATTGAGGGCATCACCTCAGAAGATGTGGCAAATATGGACCCGTTCAACTGGGTGCTTGAGTTCGCGGAAGTGTATGCAGATGGCGGATTCGACGTGATTGTTGGAAATCCTCCCTGGGACCGTATTACACCACAACGCGACGACTACTTCAGTCGGTTTGATTCCGAGTTCCGAACTCTACTACCAGAAGCGAAACAAAGACGCCAAGATGAACTGCTGGAAGTTTCCGAAGTAAGGGAGGGGTGGGAAGACTACAAGCGACAAATAGAGGTCCAATCAAAGTATTTCAACAACTCTGATGAGTATGAGCTTCAGCGCCCTACAGTTGCGGGGCGAACGTCGGCTACGGAAAGCGACCTTTCTGCCCTCTTTCTCGAACGCGTCTTCCAGATTGCCCGCGACGACGGCTATGTAGCCCAAGTGCTTCCGGGAGGGATATTCAACGGTTCTTCAACGAAGGATCTGCGACTCCACTTGCTTGATGAAACCGGAATTAAATCGCTCGTCACTTTCGAGAATAAGGGCATTTTCTCTGAGATAGACAATCGCTACAACTTCGGAACACTCGTATTCGAGAACCGTGGAACAACTAATGAACTCCGTGGCATCTTCCAACAACATGGGGTAGAAGTTTTACAGGAACTCGAAGAACGTGCGCTTTCCATTCCCCGTCGTGTCCTTCGTGAGTATTCGCCTGAAGCAGCCATATTCCCGTATCTCGATTCTCAGGAGGAGGCGGACGTTCTGAACACGATTCTCGCTCATCCATCAATCAGTGAAGACCTCGGTGGAACATGGCGTGTAGAACCCTATGCTGAACTTCACCGTGGGAGTGATGTGGACCGTTTCCTTGAATCGGAAGAGATGGGTGATTACCCCGTTCTCGGGGGGAGTAATCTTTATCAGTTCATGTACGACCCGTCTTTCTTGGACAACCTGGAAGGACCAAAGTTCTGGAGCGTACCAGAAGATGAGGACCCTAACCTGAGCGCAAAGAAGCGGATTCGAGAAAAGAGTTTACCGAAACTAAAGCGCGGTATTTACGACGCCTTCGATGGCTCTGGTTCGCAAATCGGGTTTGTGAACGAGTTGCTGGAAGAGCGACGAGGAAAGTCACTTTCAGAAGACGACGTGCTGCTCGATTGTACTGAGTACCGTATCGCCTACCGTGATATTGCCCGCTCCAGTGACGAGCGGACGTTGATTGCATCGGTCCTTCCGAAGGAAGTGGTGTGCCACGATAAAGCGCCGACCCTCCGTCCATATCGAATCGCACCCGAAGAGGAAGATCTTACAGAATCCAATCTGCATAGCGTCTACGAACGAATCTATTCGGACAGAGAACTGTTCGTGGCAGTTGGACTGTTGAACAGCCTCCCGTTCGATTTTCTGATGCGGACAAAGATTGACTCGACTGTAGTTTTCTACAAGCTAAGAGAGTCACAAGCACCGCGTCTCACCGACGGTGACGAGTGGTTCGACCACATATGGAAGCGGGCCGCCCGCCTGAACTGCTACGGCGAGGAGTTCGAAGAGCTGCGCGACCGTCTCGGTGGCGTTGAACCAGCCACGAGCATGAGCGAGCGCCGAGAGGTGCAGGCAGAACTCGACGCCGCGGCCTTCCACGCTTACGGCCTCAACCACGAGCAGACGAAGTTCGTACTCGATGACTTCCACCGCGTTCAAAATCCCCGGCTGATGGACGAGGACTACTTCGACATGGTGCTACGGAAGTACGAAGCGGTTAAAACAGAACCGTAG